In a single window of the Nocardioides massiliensis genome:
- a CDS encoding dicarboxylate/amino acid:cation symporter: MVTTAPAGQPTRDRRTLRLPSFGTQVLIGLVLGVILGLVARAMGPDGAEDPNWLTETLSTVGGIFVTLLRTIVPPLVFLAIVASIANLRDVTGAARLAWKTLIWFAITALIAVAIGITLGLVLRPGDHASVTADAAAAPSKTGSWLDFLTGLVPVNAVGLQASAGSDGSVGLSFNVLQILVVAIAIGIATLKVGEAAEPFLTVVRSALAVVQKVLWWVILLAPIATVGLLGNAVASYGWDALGSLGTFTIAIYVGLALVVFGVYPALLRLNGLSIRRFFSGAWPAVSLAFVSRSSIGTMPVTQSVTERNLGVPRAYSSFAVPLGATTKMDGCASIYPAISAIFVAQFFGLELSVTDYLLIVFVSVIGSAATAGVTGATVMLTLTLSTLGLPLEGVGLLLAIDPILDMGRTAVNVAGQALVPTIVAKREGILDLETYNAGRDGKAWREEPTELVRAS; this comes from the coding sequence ATGGTGACCACCGCTCCAGCGGGCCAGCCGACCCGCGACCGCCGCACGCTGCGGCTCCCGTCCTTCGGCACCCAGGTTCTCATCGGTCTCGTGCTCGGCGTCATCCTCGGCCTCGTTGCCCGTGCGATGGGTCCCGACGGCGCCGAGGACCCGAACTGGCTGACCGAGACCCTCAGCACGGTCGGCGGCATCTTCGTGACGCTGCTGCGCACGATCGTCCCGCCGCTGGTGTTCCTCGCGATCGTCGCCTCGATCGCCAACCTGCGTGACGTCACCGGCGCCGCCCGGCTCGCGTGGAAGACGCTGATCTGGTTTGCCATCACCGCCCTGATCGCGGTGGCCATCGGCATCACCCTCGGCCTCGTGCTCCGCCCTGGCGACCACGCCAGTGTCACAGCCGACGCCGCGGCGGCCCCGTCGAAGACCGGGTCGTGGCTGGACTTCCTCACCGGCTTGGTGCCGGTCAACGCGGTTGGCCTGCAGGCCAGCGCCGGGTCGGACGGGTCGGTCGGGCTGTCCTTCAACGTGCTGCAGATCCTCGTCGTCGCCATCGCGATCGGCATCGCCACGCTCAAGGTCGGCGAGGCCGCCGAGCCGTTCCTCACTGTCGTCCGCTCCGCGCTCGCCGTGGTGCAGAAGGTGCTGTGGTGGGTCATCCTGCTCGCGCCCATCGCGACCGTCGGCCTGCTGGGCAACGCGGTGGCGTCGTACGGCTGGGACGCGCTCGGCTCGCTCGGCACGTTCACCATCGCGATCTATGTCGGACTGGCGCTCGTGGTCTTCGGCGTCTACCCGGCGCTGCTGCGCCTCAACGGCCTGTCGATCCGGCGGTTTTTCTCCGGCGCCTGGCCGGCGGTCTCGCTGGCGTTCGTCTCGCGCTCCTCGATCGGCACGATGCCGGTCACCCAGTCGGTCACCGAGCGCAATCTCGGCGTGCCGCGCGCCTACTCGTCGTTCGCCGTACCCCTCGGCGCCACGACCAAGATGGACGGCTGCGCCTCGATCTATCCGGCGATCTCGGCGATCTTCGTCGCGCAGTTCTTCGGGCTCGAGCTCTCGGTCACTGACTACCTGCTGATCGTCTTCGTCTCGGTGATCGGCTCCGCGGCGACGGCCGGCGTCACGGGCGCCACCGTCATGCTGACGCTCACCCTGTCGACGCTGGGTCTGCCGCTCGAGGGCGTCGGCCTGCTGCTGGCCATCGACCCGATCCTCGACATGGGGCGTACGGCGGTCAACGTCGCCGGGCAGGCGCTGGTGCCGACCATCGTCGCCAAGCGAGAGGGCATCCTCGACCTCGAGACCTACAACGCCGGTCGCGACGGCAAGGCGTGGCGCGAGGAGCCCACGGAGCTCGTCCGGGCGTCGTGA
- a CDS encoding ABC-F family ATP-binding cassette domain-containing protein, with product MSFPSAVVLHDLSFHWPDGTPVLTHVSGAFSAGRTGLVGANGAGKSTLLRLIAGDLQPTDGTLTTTGTVAVLRQDVTRAGGTLADLLGIAEVRAALGAVESGSVDPTHFDVIGDAWDIEERAAADLAALGLPTDLDRAVRTLSGGEAMLAAIVGVRLRGADITLLDEPTNNLDLPTRRRLYELIDSWCGTLIVVSHDLELLNRLDATAELRAAELTVFGGPYDDYRAWLVTRQEAAARALRAAEQVLRREKRERIKVEERIAHSQRQGRRDRENRKYVAAVVDDRRNSAEKSQGSRRTAAGAKEAAAREAVAAAELQVRDDDAIRVDLPDPHVPRGRRIAELPSADGRTQRIQGPERIALVGANGVGKTTLVEALLPTLTVRHGYLPQRIVLDETATVLDLVRGSCPRMPPGEVRNRLARLLVRGDMVDRPVGALSGGERFRVALARLLLADPPPELLVLDEPTNDLDIPSVDQLVTALASFRGALLVVSHDLRFLRRLGLDRVLELDGTGTLAEGDVDLPGAGITT from the coding sequence TTGTCGTTTCCTTCCGCTGTCGTCCTGCACGACCTCTCCTTCCACTGGCCCGATGGCACGCCGGTGCTCACGCACGTCTCCGGTGCGTTCAGCGCCGGCCGCACGGGCCTGGTCGGTGCCAACGGCGCCGGCAAGTCCACCCTCCTGCGGCTGATCGCCGGCGACCTGCAGCCGACCGACGGCACGCTCACCACCACAGGGACGGTCGCCGTCCTGCGCCAAGACGTGACGCGAGCCGGCGGCACGCTCGCCGACCTCTTGGGCATCGCCGAGGTGCGCGCCGCCCTGGGTGCGGTCGAGTCCGGTTCGGTGGACCCCACGCACTTTGACGTCATTGGCGACGCCTGGGACATCGAGGAGCGCGCCGCGGCCGACCTCGCTGCCCTCGGCCTGCCGACCGACCTCGACCGCGCGGTGCGCACGCTGTCGGGCGGGGAGGCGATGCTGGCCGCGATCGTCGGCGTACGGCTGCGGGGTGCAGACATCACGCTGCTGGACGAGCCGACCAACAACCTCGACCTGCCCACCCGCCGCCGGCTCTATGAGCTGATCGACTCCTGGTGCGGGACGCTGATCGTGGTCAGCCACGACCTCGAGCTGCTCAACAGGCTGGACGCCACCGCTGAGCTGCGGGCGGCCGAGCTCACCGTCTTCGGCGGCCCGTACGACGACTACCGAGCCTGGCTCGTGACCCGGCAGGAGGCGGCGGCGCGCGCGCTGAGGGCAGCCGAACAGGTGCTGCGGCGAGAGAAGCGTGAGCGGATCAAGGTCGAGGAACGGATCGCGCACAGCCAGCGTCAGGGTCGCAGGGACCGGGAGAACCGCAAGTACGTCGCCGCGGTGGTCGACGATCGCCGCAACTCGGCCGAGAAGTCCCAGGGTTCCCGCCGGACGGCGGCGGGAGCCAAAGAGGCTGCCGCCCGGGAGGCCGTCGCCGCCGCGGAACTGCAGGTCCGTGACGACGACGCGATTCGCGTCGACCTGCCTGATCCGCACGTGCCGCGCGGCAGGCGGATCGCGGAGCTGCCGAGTGCGGACGGGCGCACCCAGCGCATCCAAGGGCCGGAGCGCATCGCGCTCGTCGGGGCGAACGGCGTGGGCAAGACGACGTTGGTCGAGGCCCTGCTGCCCACGCTCACCGTCCGCCACGGCTACCTTCCGCAGCGCATCGTCCTCGACGAAACCGCTACCGTGCTCGACCTCGTCCGCGGCTCCTGCCCGCGCATGCCGCCGGGGGAGGTGCGCAACCGGCTGGCCCGGCTGCTCGTCCGCGGCGACATGGTCGACCGTCCCGTCGGCGCACTGTCCGGGGGCGAGCGGTTCCGCGTCGCGCTCGCGCGCCTGCTGCTCGCCGATCCACCGCCGGAGCTGCTGGTCCTCGACGAGCCGACCAACGACCTCGACATCCCGAGCGTCGACCAGTTGGTCACAGCGCTCGCGTCGTTCCGGGGCGCGCTGCTGGTGGTGAGCCACGACCTCCGGTTCCTGCGGCGGCTCGGGCTGGATCGGGTGCTGGAGCTCGACGGCACGGGAACGCTCGCGGAGGGTGACGTGGATCTCCCCGGGGCGGGAATAACCACCTGA